The genomic segment tcctcccattgatgaccgacttggccatcctctcctgtacacatgctgctggagcaatcagtcccaccatgtatactacttggttggtggtttagtccctgggaactctgagggtactagttagttcatattgttgttcatcctaaggggctgcaaacccttcagctctttaggtcctttctccagctccttcatttggggaccctgtactcaggtcaatggatggctgtgagcctctacttctgtgttagtcaggcactgtcagagcctctcaggagacagctatatgaggctggattgtctttccttacTTGAAGTATTTTAAACACTAATGCAAAGAATACTTATATTCAACTATGTGAAAAAAAGAGGTTATGAGATCTTAGTGCTCCTTAAAGTGTGACTTTTTGTTTTCCCAGATTCCTTTGTATCCCTGCCTTGACTTTATACTTGTTCAACATCATCTTAAAATTTAACAGTTGGAAGGAGTTCATCTACAAGCTGAGTGGCCTCCTTATCAGCTTATCAGTTTTTGTGTTTGAAATACTCATTGCAAGCAGCTTGTGCTGGCGACTGTGGGAATTTGACAATAATGTGGTGCAGTTTGTGTCCTTTGGATTGTGGGAAGTATATTATTCTCAACATGTTAACATCTCTGGGACACTAACCACGATCCTGGTGCATACCCCAATTGATTCAACTTGGAACATTTCAACTGAATTTTTGTATGCACAGAACCTGATGGTATGGGCCATTTTGATGATGCCCCTGGTTCTGGTTTTCAGTGCAATGGCCATTAAGATCAGTTGCAAGAAACACCCATTTGTGGAGATGCAGATATATTGCTACAAGATCTCTTCCTTAATTTTGTCTGTTAGCAGTGTATTCACATTTGTTTCTGTGACCTGGAACCACTATGTAGATCTGTATGGCCAAACCACTCTTGATTTTCCACCTGATTTTCCTGTTAAGAAAGAAGCCTTACAAAGTAAACATTTAACGGCTGTGTTGCCATTAGGTCTCCTGCTATCCATCATGTCACTTTTTGGTGTGATGATGTTTGTCTCTGAGATATCGTATTTGAAACTACAAAGTTCTGTGAAGGCCAATTGTGCTTCCAAAACAGCACTAATCAAGATCTAAAGTGAGGAACTCTGCATTTGTAGCATCTGTGAGAATGTTCCTTGAGATATTTCCTATTCCTCCAGGAAACTCATGTAGCCCTCAACTCATTCTAAATAAATGTGTTCTAAATCAAGCATCAATCTCAGGTTGTGTTTAAGGTTATTTAATCTTCATTACCtcttaacttttttatttctttaatttatttatatcccaaactCTAAAGGCTATGATAATGTGCTCAGATTTTTGCCGACAAGCAGTAATAGGAAAATTTGCATCTTTAATGCATgttgcaaaaataaacaaacaagtgacAAGTGAAATAATTTCATAAGGAAATTGATGCCTAAACAAAGAAAGGTAACCATAACTCTATATGGAGAAGCTCAGATCCTAACAACTAAGaccattttaaaaacatggaaatCCACTAATGAAATACCTtcttatacatgtacacatatgcaaggACTTTAAACAGCACCACAACATCATTTGTTATATAACTCCCAAACTAGACATATTATGCCTTCAATAAATTCTCAGGTGACAGAAtggaatacattatttttaaccaTTGGTGAATAGGGCTCATAAACAATATACTTCctgaaacaaatcaaaacaaacaaaaactcccaaGAACACCAAAGGCTTTTTCAATGCCATTCATGATTCTCTACAATCTGATATTGTCACACTTTTTTGGAGAACAATAATTTTTATGTAGTTGAACATGGAGCACTAGAACTCATACCAAATACATGCTTCACACCCTATTGATATGTATTTGTGATAATCAATGTTAGGCTACTTCTTATTATTAATATCAAACAGCTGCAAATCTTGAGAACTATGACAGTGACCTGCTTGGGGATATATTGGTATAACTGTGTCATATATGTTATGCGAGTAACCACCATAATTTAAATGGATTTATGTCCCATttcatgagatggaactcatAGAGTATATGCTTAAGTGGAAAGGAGCCTGATACTAGATAGACTTAGAAATCTTTTATTGTTCTGCTCAAGGAAGATTGAACTAAGatgacttttaaataaatactgatATATCCATAGATTAGTGCCTTACATACAACACTTAGTAGAAGAGTATTAATTAATGGTAAAAAAGATCACCACTAGACAGATTTGGTGccatcatctgtctatctataagTAGGTTTGCGAATGAGGGGAATTCTCTAATGAGTGAGGAACAGAGTTCAGCAGACAAAGTATCATGTTATCTGTGTACACAAGTCAAGTCTGGATAGGGTGTACCTGGTGTAGCTGAGCTAAGTTTTGAGGGAATTCACAAAGGACATGAAATCTAGGGGGCACATGCAGGTATGGCAAGTGGTACCATGTCACAAGACAGAAAACTGGTGAACTCAAGCAAATTAGGGAACTCCAGAAACTCTCATAATTGAATCTGGTTCCTGTCCTCATGTGATCATGACccccactaagaggaccatgacCACTGTTCACAGCATACAGCCCAGatttctccattttaatgaggcatCTAGATGTGCCTCTAGCATTTAgacaataagcttcccttcctgggtatcCCCTCctttaaaaggtatttaatttgtGGTTCGCCCTGAGTAAATGGTATGTACCTTTTTGACCATGAATAAACAgattggacaagcaaggactgtctccttcAAAAAGTGCCACAAGGGTGGAAGCCTTTGTTGTATCGAGCTGCACCTAAATCACCAGCACAAGACCCATTCATAATCCTGGCACTCACCCCTGAGCTAAGCTGATTTGCACTCTCCTTGGATCATCTTAAGCCCAAGGTCCTCAATCTCAACTCTTCACAGTTTTCAGCAGTGCCTGGGTACCCAGAAATTTGAGAACCACCACTTTGGTCCCAGTCTTCAGTTTTTCACCTGGAGAAACATGGCCTGGGTACCCTATTTTCTGCCATTTTTCAGCCTCCCTTGAGAAAGTGGTAGTGTCCAATGTGCTTTGATACCCCAAAAGAAAGTAACATAGGCAAGCACTTCTATGTTTTGCCTCCCTGAGCAGAATTCAAGCATCCCACTATTGATGCAGAAGCACAGAACCACATTTGGTGCTATGACATGGAACTAACCAGCTGATGCCTACCACAGCTGATAGCCTACGCAGACACACATCTGAGATCTGGATTAAACCATGAGTGTGAGTAGCCCGTGACTGAAAGACCAACTGCTCCAGCTCTGAAGACAGATATTTTGTCATTTTCCAACTTTTGTTTTCAAGTGGAGTTAGTGCACTGAATGCCCCCCTTTATCTAAATCTAGATAATCCAATCAGCAATTAACAAAGACTCCGATCCCAACCCTGACCTCAGTTCTATAGATATGGTACCAACCAATTTAAtatacttcttttctttccactctACTTTTAGGGTTTACACAAAACAGCACACTCCCTGCCTTCTAAATGTACCTTCAAGGAAAAATATGGAGAACAAAAGCACCTACCTGTTAGACCAAATGGCCAGCAGCATCAGTATGGCAGAGTAGGTTCCTTCCCATCCACCTAGGTGAAAGGAGCATGCCAAGCAAAAGATAATGGATGAGATCTTGCTGCTGAGAATTCGAAAAAAAAATATACCTGAACCACTTAACCAaaaatttttcatgtttctttgtttaaatgcttGTCCTTTCCCCTGGCAGGAACACCTTAAACAATGTGTGTGCTTTTTACCCCAATTTGTTCTAAAAATTTTCAActtgtttaaaattaattttaagcttCACCATTCATATTGAATCTATCCTCACATGTCAAACAATGTTAAATAACCATTATTTAAtccttaattgataaaataatcCTATCTATTTAAGACAGTTTCTTTTTACAGACAAGCTGTTACTGTCTATCCTAGATAAATGAATAATTATACACTTTCTTCCTCTGCTACCTAAAGCAGATAAATTCCCAACTCCACTTTCTGCTTTCCTTAATGCAACACAGTTAACTCCCCATTTAAAGAATTCTTTCCAAGACTAAAATCCTTTCAACACCCTTGCCTTTTTTTAGGACCATAGCAACAGACAATTGATGTACTCCCAATCAAACTATTACAGATTAACTTGTATATTACTACCACCCCATACAGACTGCCAGGCCTCTTCCTGCCAGGACTCTTCTCCCCTATTATGATTATTTTGCAGGTTTTTCtctacaaaaaggaaaagagagctACTACTGCAGTCCAGATGGAGACTGACCCACCATTATCTTGGACCTGCCTGGGGCCACAGACTTGCCTTTGTCTAGACATATCATCTGACTGGAGGCTTTTAAGACAAGCAGATGGTGAGATCCACAAATGATAGACAGATGAACTCTCTTGCCGGAGCCTAATGGCTACTAAACTTGAGGAATTACATGTTagtaatgaaaacattaaatttatatGGATAAATCAAATGTTGTTTAAAGAACATTGTTAATATCTTCAAAAATTCTGTATAACCTTGCTCTTGGTTTCAATCCACTTAATAATTAATTTGGTTCAATAATCCCTTGTTTTCTTAGTCCCAACTCCTCAATGCCCCTCTGCTTATGTTGTGTTTATTTCAATGCTTACACCCTAGACACCCCAAAATTTAACTTCTAAGAACATGAAAACCAGTCACTCCAATGACATCTTCCATTAGtaacaagaaaagaagaggagtTGTGGGGAAAGTGAAACCATGTCATGAGACAGAATAACTGGTAAGGTAGACCAGATTAAGGAATCCCAGCAATTCTCACAACTGAGAATGTTATGCTTTAAAATCTGCTTCCAACCTGGTTCCTGTACTGGAGCACATGACTATGACACCCCACTAAGAAGACCAAGACAAAGGGTCATATAGCATAGAGatcagagttctccatgctaatgaggtatctagatgggccATGAGGTTTTAGCCAATAACCTTCCATTCCTAGGCATCCCCtcctgcaaaaagtatttaatttatggTCCTCTTTGAGTAGGTTGTATGCACCTTTTCCACCATGAATAAACAGATTGGACAAGTAAGAACTTTCTCCTTCTTCAAGGACTGCCACAAGCTGCACCTAAGTCTCCTACTGAAGGCATCTTCTTCACTCCTGGCAATCACTCCTTTGTAACTGTAAGGTTTTTTTCaacatctatttttaatgatggttctgaaacatgctttaacctcccttcagGCTCACAGTCCACCTAGGGTAGTAAAAAAAGGAAGGATATGGGTGAAGTGGACCTGTttatttagaaatggttctttggagaaaATTCTATCTGCACTGTCAGGTGCAGATCAGTAGTGGTAGTTCAATCCATTAACAAACACTTATGGATGTATCATTAGTCTCATTTGGTAGAGtaaggatagcaaacatgaatcaacaGTACAGGTATTGTCTagtagagacagccaggcctcagcctctaattaagtcagcaggagggaccagaagGAACACAAGGAGAAGTTactggctgtgcctctctcagcaaaacAAAGATCAGTGATGATTCAAGACCAACAAACTCTATAAGCAAGCTAAGCTCATTCTCTGTCACCATTTGTTAAGTTCTATTTATACTACCCCCCAAACATCTTGTGTCCTCCACAGATCTTGTCTCTGCATGTGTCTTGCCTCAATATGTGAGCATGTCTCAGCTTATATCACTCTGCCAATAAACCTGAGTCCAGGAAGTAGCAAGAATCTGTAGCATACTACCTGAAAATTTTTGGTGCATTCTCTCTTATGGAGTCCTGAAatatggagctcaactacacactGTAAGGcagttagtgaagaatccttcatcaagtgtcctttcatgtgctttctTTAGAAAGATACATTTTTACCTGTGTGTGGTTCAGTGAAAGGATCCTTCATGAGTAtgtcttagcctttcacctgtgtcctcttcaggaacatgttccttcacatgtttgcacCAGCAAAACTCCATCCAACATAAGTGTCTTACAAAAGAATCCTTAAATTTCAACTTCACCCATGAGCTATGCCATATTCCTCCTACCTCTGGCTCATCTCAAGTCCTCAGTCTGAGTTCTCAAGTCTTCAAGCTTCCCTGGATCATCTGGGTGCACAGGAGTTTGAGAATCATGTTCTAGGGCCCAGCTTGAACCATTTCTTACCTGGAGAAACACAGGTTGGTATCCCTATCTTAAGCTGAGTTCTGCCTCTTCTGAGTGGGTGGTGTCATGACTGGagctcagaataccaaatagGAAGATAAGAACTTGGCCAAGCTCATGTGTGTTTTACCTCCACTGGCAGTGATCTGATACCCCAGTGGTGAGAGGGAAGCACAAGACAATACATGCGTAGTACAATGCCTCCTGTTGCAGAGATAACAAATCTTGATTGATTCTTAGGAAACACACCTGAGCATTGTGCTGACTCCTTGACCTTAcctaggaaaggaaaaatgttccactatgttcgtagcagccttatttacaatagtcagaagctggaaagaaaccagatgtctttcaacagagaaatggatacagaaaatgtagtacatttacacaaaggagtactactcagctattcaaaacaataacttcatgaaattcttagacaaatggatggaactagaaaatatcatcctgggtaaCATAACCCAGACatgaagaacacacatggtatgtactcactgataactaGATATgaacccaa from the Mastomys coucha isolate ucsf_1 chromosome X, UCSF_Mcou_1, whole genome shotgun sequence genome contains:
- the LOC116095097 gene encoding uncharacterized protein LOC116095097, which encodes MDHLTLDTRRFLCIPALTLYLFNIILKFNSWKEFIYKLSGLLISLSVFVFEILIASSLCWRLWEFDNNVVQFVSFGLWEVYYSQHVNISGTLTTILVHTPIDSTWNISTEFLYAQNLMVWAILMMPLVLVFSAMAIKISCKKHPFVEMQIYCYKISSLILSVSSVFTFVSVTWNHYVDLYGQTTLDFPPDFPVKKEALQSKHLTAVLPLGLLLSIMSLFGVMMFVSEISYLKLQSSVKANCASKTALIKI